TTTTGGcttcgtttaaaattaaatcttcaGATTAAAAACAGGGCATTAAACGTCatgaaatggaaatattcatatttcgaATACTTTCGGATAAATCAGAAAAGTTAACTacattcaaattgaaaatagcaccttttatatttttcaattctccgTGTAACTTGGAATACATATTACCATgtggttttaatttgaacgTGCTATTGATTCACATTTAATGGTCAACGGCGAATTCAGTACCTCACAATATATCTAACTTTATAGCTCCTCTAAAGCTACATGTAACATTTTAGATAATGGACCTTGCCTCGGTTGGAGAGAATCATATTCGAAACCATATCAATGGTTGACATATGACGAAGCTCTGCTGAGAGCTAAGAATCTCGGTTCGGGATTGGTGGAAATTGGTCTGAAACCAGGTACCAGCACAATGATCGGCATTTATTCCATAAACTGCCCAGAATGGATTCTGTCTGAACAAGCAGCTTACTGCTATAGTATGGTTATAGTTCCTTTGTACGACACATTGGGAGCTGATGCATGTTCCTTTATTATTAAGCAAGGTTTGTACTATTTCAGTTGAGTTAGAGGGAAATGATTCTGGAAATAAATTAGGCACATACACAGTTTgttcaatttatctttttacaAGAATTATGCAGACTAATATGTAGCATAGACATTTTTTAGGAAGACAGATTGAGTGGGTTGTTATGTGTGcaccaaaatatttatgaatgaGCGCACCTACACCTGACCTAGGTGTTTAATTAAACTTCCAGATATTGATTTTATCAAGTTAGGCAGAAGCATTCTTTGTACCATATtaaagcgatttttttttcagccgAAATACAAGTTATTTTAGTAGAAGATGATGCAAAATGCAATTCTATATTAGAAAAATCACCTAGATGCTTAAAGAAACTAATAGTGTACAGAGACGTCAGGCCGGCCACCAAACAAAGGGCAAAGAATATGGGAGTGGAAATTCTGAAATTGCACGATGTGGAACTTTTAGGGTCCAAAGCAAACCATCCAGAAAATGtaagttttaaattcattttttaagtttagaagaagacaaagtaaaaaaattcccaagtgagttttcaatttattttcttttccgcTTTCTCTTCAATGCTtcgttaataattttcaaaaatacatccAAAAGTCTTGAAAATCTCTCATgttataatcaaatttctaatttccTACATTCACAGTTTAAtgttttctccattttcaaTGTTACATAAAAGAATTCTTGGCATTTCcctcaatttttattcaattttttactaaaaatttcgCAAGACGCAATcttatttccctttttttgcatttcatattaaacattttctttacttataataaataataaattaaggaATGTGGgatatttctttgaaattttatccgaatttttttgaaaaatctacaAGAGAGgtcaattttttcttctaagTAAACACTAAAACTTTCACACTATTTCCTGGAGATTTCTATTCAAGTCATTTTTAGCCCCCAACACCTGCAGACTTGTGTACTATTTGCTACACAAGTGGGACCACTGGTCAACCAAAAGGAGTCATGTTGACTCACGAAAATGTTGTAGCCTCTATGAGTGCAGTTGTATTGCAATTTGGCGATCACAGACTTAGAAGTGATGATGTAATGCTGTCATTTTTGCCTTTGGCTCACATGATGGAACGTTGCTGTGAGGTAAGTCGACATGAAGAAGTTTATAAGCAGTATTAGCTTTTCATATGCCCCTTTTGGAAATGCTTAACTAGACAtcaaaactgttttttcttttttttatcacaataaAAGATACACACAACTACTAAGAAAATGAATGTTATTTTATCACCAGttttaatagttaaaaatgATACTTTTAAACTGTATAGATTGGAAAAAacacgtttaaaaaattacaaaataggTCTTGAAGTTATTGAGTTGCTGGTTTTGTCGTCTATTTATACCTATTAATATTAACTACATATGCTACATACGGATATTAATGACTTACAAACTTGAAATACTAGCTCACAAGTTCTACGGAACCTTAATTTAAGATACTTCGAAACGGATGTAGGTCTCTGCCAAAACTTATGATGActacttcgttttttttttctattttagagCGCAATGTATATGCAAGGAGGAGCCATAGGATTTTTCCTAGGCGATATACGAAGATTATCAGACGATATGAAAGCACTCAAACCCACAGTGACCCCAGCTGTGCCTCGATTACTAAATCGAATATATGATAAAGTTCAATCAGATATATCTGGCAATTGTATTAAGAAGATGCTGTTCAACATGGCGCTGAGTTCAAAGGAAAGTGAATTAAAACGGTAAGCTTGCTTTATCTTTctgttcaaattaaaaatatcaaataatcaCGTTGGAATTTCAGGGGCATTGTAAGGAAGAATAGTATGTGGGACATGCTCGTTTTCAGAAAAGTACAAGAAGGAATGGGTGGTAGGCTGAGACTAATGCTAGTAGGTTCTGCTCCATTAGCGGAAAACGTGTTGACTTTCATTCGTTGCGCTATGGGATGTGTGGTAAAGATCTTTCAGCAaatcgataattatttattaatcaacTAACACAACAACGCACCATACtatcaatatttttccacTTTAGGTTGTTGAAGGGTACGGGCAAACAGAATGTTGTGCTCCAGTAACTTTGACTATTCAAGGGGATCATGTTCCAGGACACGTGGGTCCCCCTTTAGCTTGTTGTTGTATAAAGCTTTGTGATGTTCCAGAAATGGAGTATTGGTCAAGAAATAACCAAGGAGAAGTTTGTGTCAAAGGTAAATAGTCAGAAACCCATAATATAATCTTGTGAAGTGTtttacgaaataaaatttaataactataaaatattaatttatagaaGCATGGCGTTTCTGAATAATTCCTAAACTTCTCAAGTAATTTGTTCGTTTAGTTATAAATCATTCGAAGACCTCCGTGGCATAGAAGCCAACTGGTTTCGTCAAGTTTGGTTCACGTGAGCTGCTCTCGATCTAACACtgggtatttttttttctaatattgtGTGTGATAAAATCTTTTGCTGCACTCAATATCCGTAAAGATATTACAGCAgactaaaattttatagaacTTATTTAAGTCGATAAAGTTGACACACATAAGTCCATGCAAAAACTATTGTACATAACACGTGCGGAAATTATTTACCTTGCCTTTATATTACCGTTACAAAAATAACTatatcagaaaattattttaggaaCCAACGTATTTAAGGGTTACTTCAAAGACGCTACGAAAACCGAAGAAGTTGTCGACGAACAGGGATGGCATCACACTGGAGATATTGGCATGTGGTTACCGGTAAGTGCAGCCATTACATTTTACTGAAGAATTATCTAATtcgtaataataaaattttttcaaatccaACATTTTTTAGAATGGTACTTTAAAGATCATCGACAGAAGGAAACACATTTTCAAGCTCTCTCAAGGGGAATATATAGTTCCTGAGAAAATCGAGAGCATTTACATCCGATCACAATATGTCGGCCAAGTATTCGTCCATGGTGAATCtctaaaagtaaatattatttcatagaCCGTATAGGTCTTCTTGAATTTGCCAAGAGCTTCACCTTAGCGTAACTAAGTCGGCATAAATTTGAcgccaattttcaaaattctttacAAATTCGAGAATGCCACTTCAGAAATATATGTGtagaaatattgaaacaatCATTTTTAGTCCTGCATTGTGGCCGTGGTAGTGCCGGATGTAGACGTAATTAAGTGTTGGGCTCAAGAAAACGGAATCTCGGGAACATTCAGTATATTGTGCAACCATCCGGAGGTCAAGCAGTTAATTATAGACGATATGGTCGCTTGGGGAAAAGAAAATGGTCTTAAATCATTTGAGCAGGTAGGAATAAAATTAGGCTAGAATTTCAGTGCATAATAgagtttacaaaaaaagtattgtaCATCCGTaccacatctttttgacttgtTTTTTGACacgaattgtaaatttttaaaaacggtatgaaattttctatcaaataaaattatactgaGAAATCAttatatttaagaaataataaattcctcttttccAGGTTAAAGACATATACTTACACCCCGATCCATTTAGTGTGCAAAATGGGTTACTTACCCCCACATTGAAGAGTAAGCGACCTCAGCTAAAAGCGTACTTCAAACCACAATTGGATGATATGTATACTCGACTTACTTAGACAACAGaggattattttaaatataatgctCTAACTTAAGTTTTACCTACCTACCACGTCTCAGCCACATCACCC
This portion of the Euwallacea fornicatus isolate EFF26 chromosome 4, ASM4011564v1, whole genome shotgun sequence genome encodes:
- the LOC136338967 gene encoding long-chain-fatty-acid--CoA ligase 5 isoform X1, with the translated sequence MLKCTMPCLNSAKECFKIKADEIKQKKQAKKSETKKKKHKHRNRWGNLDDMEQYLQYIGGGAGALALTGVAAASAFYLASRPAPQRPLFPLDAQCLLEQEENNGSDIIRVSRFYKDAKQGKFVSYLHPDATTLYESFRRGSKVSNNGPCLGWRESYSKPYQWLTYDEALLRAKNLGSGLVEIGLKPGTSTMIGIYSINCPEWILSEQAAYCYSMVIVPLYDTLGADACSFIIKQAEIQVILVEDDAKCNSILEKSPRCLKKLIVYRDVRPATKQRAKNMGVEILKLHDVELLGSKANHPENPPTPADLCTICYTSGTTGQPKGVMLTHENVVASMSAVVLQFGDHRLRSDDVMLSFLPLAHMMERCCESAMYMQGGAIGFFLGDIRRLSDDMKALKPTVTPAVPRLLNRIYDKVQSDISGNCIKKMLFNMALSSKESELKRGIVRKNSMWDMLVFRKVQEGMGGRLRLMLVGSAPLAENVLTFIRCAMGCVVVEGYGQTECCAPVTLTIQGDHVPGHVGPPLACCCIKLCDVPEMEYWSRNNQGEVCVKGTNVFKGYFKDATKTEEVVDEQGWHHTGDIGMWLPNGTLKIIDRRKHIFKLSQGEYIVPEKIESIYIRSQYVGQVFVHGESLKSCIVAVVVPDVDVIKCWAQENGISGTFSILCNHPEVKQLIIDDMVAWGKENGLKSFEQVKDIYLHPDPFSVQNGLLTPTLKSKRPQLKAYFKPQLDDMYTRLT
- the LOC136338967 gene encoding long-chain-fatty-acid--CoA ligase 6 isoform X4; its protein translation is MEQYLQYIGGGAGALALTGVAAASAFYLASRPAPQRPLFPLDAQCLLEQEENNGSDIIRVSRFYKDAKQGKFVSYLHPDATTLYESFRRGSKVSNNGPCLGWRESYSKPYQWLTYDEALLRAKNLGSGLVEIGLKPGTSTMIGIYSINCPEWILSEQAAYCYSMVIVPLYDTLGADACSFIIKQAEIQVILVEDDAKCNSILEKSPRCLKKLIVYRDVRPATKQRAKNMGVEILKLHDVELLGSKANHPENPPTPADLCTICYTSGTTGQPKGVMLTHENVVASMSAVVLQFGDHRLRSDDVMLSFLPLAHMMERCCESAMYMQGGAIGFFLGDIRRLSDDMKALKPTVTPAVPRLLNRIYDKVQSDISGNCIKKMLFNMALSSKESELKRGIVRKNSMWDMLVFRKVQEGMGGRLRLMLVGSAPLAENVLTFIRCAMGCVVVEGYGQTECCAPVTLTIQGDHVPGHVGPPLACCCIKLCDVPEMEYWSRNNQGEVCVKGTNVFKGYFKDATKTEEVVDEQGWHHTGDIGMWLPNGTLKIIDRRKHIFKLSQGEYIVPEKIESIYIRSQYVGQVFVHGESLKSCIVAVVVPDVDVIKCWAQENGISGTFSILCNHPEVKQLIIDDMVAWGKENGLKSFEQVKDIYLHPDPFSVQNGLLTPTLKSKRPQLKAYFKPQLDDMYTRLT
- the LOC136338967 gene encoding long-chain-fatty-acid--CoA ligase 5 isoform X3, with protein sequence METCQIVDDMEQYLQYIGGGAGALALTGVAAASAFYLASRPAPQRPLFPLDAQCLLEQEENNGSDIIRVSRFYKDAKQGKFVSYLHPDATTLYESFRRGSKVSNNGPCLGWRESYSKPYQWLTYDEALLRAKNLGSGLVEIGLKPGTSTMIGIYSINCPEWILSEQAAYCYSMVIVPLYDTLGADACSFIIKQAEIQVILVEDDAKCNSILEKSPRCLKKLIVYRDVRPATKQRAKNMGVEILKLHDVELLGSKANHPENPPTPADLCTICYTSGTTGQPKGVMLTHENVVASMSAVVLQFGDHRLRSDDVMLSFLPLAHMMERCCESAMYMQGGAIGFFLGDIRRLSDDMKALKPTVTPAVPRLLNRIYDKVQSDISGNCIKKMLFNMALSSKESELKRGIVRKNSMWDMLVFRKVQEGMGGRLRLMLVGSAPLAENVLTFIRCAMGCVVVEGYGQTECCAPVTLTIQGDHVPGHVGPPLACCCIKLCDVPEMEYWSRNNQGEVCVKGTNVFKGYFKDATKTEEVVDEQGWHHTGDIGMWLPNGTLKIIDRRKHIFKLSQGEYIVPEKIESIYIRSQYVGQVFVHGESLKSCIVAVVVPDVDVIKCWAQENGISGTFSILCNHPEVKQLIIDDMVAWGKENGLKSFEQVKDIYLHPDPFSVQNGLLTPTLKSKRPQLKAYFKPQLDDMYTRLT
- the LOC136338967 gene encoding long-chain-fatty-acid--CoA ligase 5 isoform X2 translates to MYGLNVLINATAVSWNYLRSKVDYSSMDDMEQYLQYIGGGAGALALTGVAAASAFYLASRPAPQRPLFPLDAQCLLEQEENNGSDIIRVSRFYKDAKQGKFVSYLHPDATTLYESFRRGSKVSNNGPCLGWRESYSKPYQWLTYDEALLRAKNLGSGLVEIGLKPGTSTMIGIYSINCPEWILSEQAAYCYSMVIVPLYDTLGADACSFIIKQAEIQVILVEDDAKCNSILEKSPRCLKKLIVYRDVRPATKQRAKNMGVEILKLHDVELLGSKANHPENPPTPADLCTICYTSGTTGQPKGVMLTHENVVASMSAVVLQFGDHRLRSDDVMLSFLPLAHMMERCCESAMYMQGGAIGFFLGDIRRLSDDMKALKPTVTPAVPRLLNRIYDKVQSDISGNCIKKMLFNMALSSKESELKRGIVRKNSMWDMLVFRKVQEGMGGRLRLMLVGSAPLAENVLTFIRCAMGCVVVEGYGQTECCAPVTLTIQGDHVPGHVGPPLACCCIKLCDVPEMEYWSRNNQGEVCVKGTNVFKGYFKDATKTEEVVDEQGWHHTGDIGMWLPNGTLKIIDRRKHIFKLSQGEYIVPEKIESIYIRSQYVGQVFVHGESLKSCIVAVVVPDVDVIKCWAQENGISGTFSILCNHPEVKQLIIDDMVAWGKENGLKSFEQVKDIYLHPDPFSVQNGLLTPTLKSKRPQLKAYFKPQLDDMYTRLT
- the LOC136338967 gene encoding long-chain-fatty-acid--CoA ligase 6 isoform X5, which gives rise to MSCCKSVPPIITPINLNNQSDVYNWQGSDIIRVSRFYKDAKQGKFVSYLHPDATTLYESFRRGSKVSNNGPCLGWRESYSKPYQWLTYDEALLRAKNLGSGLVEIGLKPGTSTMIGIYSINCPEWILSEQAAYCYSMVIVPLYDTLGADACSFIIKQAEIQVILVEDDAKCNSILEKSPRCLKKLIVYRDVRPATKQRAKNMGVEILKLHDVELLGSKANHPENPPTPADLCTICYTSGTTGQPKGVMLTHENVVASMSAVVLQFGDHRLRSDDVMLSFLPLAHMMERCCESAMYMQGGAIGFFLGDIRRLSDDMKALKPTVTPAVPRLLNRIYDKVQSDISGNCIKKMLFNMALSSKESELKRGIVRKNSMWDMLVFRKVQEGMGGRLRLMLVGSAPLAENVLTFIRCAMGCVVVEGYGQTECCAPVTLTIQGDHVPGHVGPPLACCCIKLCDVPEMEYWSRNNQGEVCVKGTNVFKGYFKDATKTEEVVDEQGWHHTGDIGMWLPNGTLKIIDRRKHIFKLSQGEYIVPEKIESIYIRSQYVGQVFVHGESLKSCIVAVVVPDVDVIKCWAQENGISGTFSILCNHPEVKQLIIDDMVAWGKENGLKSFEQVKDIYLHPDPFSVQNGLLTPTLKSKRPQLKAYFKPQLDDMYTRLT